A single genomic interval of Acidimicrobiales bacterium harbors:
- a CDS encoding glycosyltransferase: protein EVRAGVRSALGVSECCVVVTMVGIMRPGKGHAELLAATSRVRTSPDVEMVVVAAGDGPLRTELEASVRVGSRVPIRFVGFWDDVPQLLAASDVVVQPSLVDALPTSLIHALAAGVPAIASDVGGIPEIVTPDTGILVPPGDVDALAAAISQLAAEPGARRRMGAAALRRFDAEFDAERWMGRLRALYDEVLEETARP from the coding sequence GAGGTGCGCGCCGGGGTCCGGTCCGCACTCGGCGTCTCCGAATGCTGTGTGGTGGTGACCATGGTCGGGATCATGCGCCCGGGCAAGGGACACGCCGAACTCCTGGCCGCCACCTCCCGGGTGCGCACGTCGCCCGACGTCGAGATGGTTGTCGTCGCCGCCGGCGACGGGCCGCTGCGGACAGAGCTGGAAGCGTCCGTCCGAGTGGGAAGCCGAGTCCCGATTCGGTTCGTCGGATTCTGGGACGACGTCCCGCAACTGTTGGCGGCATCCGATGTCGTCGTGCAGCCCAGCCTCGTCGACGCGCTGCCCACCTCGTTGATCCACGCACTGGCGGCGGGGGTGCCCGCGATCGCATCAGATGTGGGCGGCATCCCGGAGATCGTCACACCGGACACCGGAATTCTCGTCCCACCTGGCGACGTCGACGCACTGGCAGCTGCGATCTCCCAGCTCGCCGCTGAGCCCGGCGCCCGCCGGCGTATGGGAGCGGCGGCACTGCGACGCTTCGATGCCGAGTTCGACGCCGAGCGCTGGATGGGCCGGCTGCGCGCCCTCTACGACGAGGTGCTGGAAGAGACCGCTCGTCCCTGA
- a CDS encoding AAA family ATPase, with amino-acid sequence MPRRRARRNRRRAARKSRLGLFTALGLIALIGIYAWVLDYSRPHVDGTRLRFDTFVQMVADGRVRDATVLDEDAYVVGTYGAPGADATEVADPSLGDHHGGLAAKAPTARQDPVAPFRIYNAPLVRGTQAELLQLLLDNGVPITINQQVGKRVAALASLLLPGLIIVVLFIYLILSYRRGSGLFGIRSGARRIRAEETKVTFADVAGQDAAVIELREIKEFLADPERFAALGATVPKGVLLYGPPGCGKTLMAKALAGEAGASFFSISGSDFVEVFVGVGAARVRDLFREAREHTPALIFIDELDSIGRARGVTGTVASHGEQEQSLNQILAEMDGFSTSEGIIVVAATNRPDILDPALLRPGRFDRTVGLERPTEADRRAILALHAQNKQLEPGVDLVQVAHRAIGLTGADLASVLNEGALLAGRARRPAIAQSDLTAALQRILEEPDRQRRLSLHRRSIGTRYATEDRATFAEVAGADEAVAELSEIAQYLADPDRYAALGAQPPRGVLLSGPPGCGKTLLARAVAGEANAAFISVAASQFVEVWVGEGASRVRELFAEARSVAPSIVFIDELDGLGVARGMTASGGERDQTLNQLLVELDGFDGRGGLIVMAATNRPDILDSALVRPGRFDRQVMVQLPDRQGRQAILALHARGKALGADVDLDKLAALTRGFSGADLANVLNEAALLAARRGRAAITMQFAEEGIERARLGVSSRATIVSDDERRVVAYHEAGHALVARALPGADPPHRLTVAPTASTLGHCTTIDQHDRVVVGRSRMLDRVATLLGGWAAERLVFGETTSACSSDLERAERLARHMVADLGMSERLGPRVFGRSSRDGRPSYSEDAARIIDDEVDRVIEEARTRSETALDAARELLDRAATALLERESLTADELELLASVPDDLVPPKVG; translated from the coding sequence ATGCCTCGTAGACGAGCGCGCAGGAACCGCCGGCGCGCGGCGAGGAAGAGCCGGCTCGGGCTGTTCACGGCCCTCGGCCTGATCGCCCTGATCGGTATCTACGCCTGGGTGCTCGACTACTCGCGGCCACACGTCGACGGCACCCGCCTTCGCTTCGACACGTTCGTCCAGATGGTCGCCGACGGACGGGTGCGCGACGCCACGGTGCTGGACGAGGACGCCTACGTGGTGGGCACCTACGGCGCACCTGGTGCCGATGCCACCGAAGTTGCGGATCCGTCGCTCGGCGACCACCACGGCGGCCTCGCGGCCAAGGCGCCAACTGCCCGCCAGGACCCCGTGGCCCCCTTCCGCATCTACAACGCGCCCCTGGTGCGCGGCACGCAGGCCGAGCTTCTCCAGCTGCTGCTCGACAACGGCGTCCCGATCACGATCAACCAGCAGGTCGGCAAGCGCGTAGCCGCGTTGGCCAGCCTCCTTCTCCCCGGCCTCATCATCGTGGTGCTGTTCATCTACCTGATCCTCTCGTACCGCCGGGGGAGCGGCCTGTTCGGCATCCGCAGCGGGGCACGCAGGATCAGGGCCGAGGAGACGAAGGTCACCTTCGCCGACGTGGCCGGCCAGGACGCGGCGGTGATCGAGCTGCGGGAGATCAAGGAGTTCCTGGCCGATCCCGAGCGCTTCGCCGCCCTCGGCGCCACCGTGCCGAAGGGCGTCCTGCTCTACGGCCCGCCCGGTTGCGGCAAGACCCTCATGGCCAAGGCCCTGGCCGGCGAGGCGGGCGCCAGCTTCTTCTCCATCTCGGGGTCGGACTTCGTCGAGGTCTTCGTCGGCGTCGGCGCGGCACGCGTGCGTGACCTGTTCCGCGAGGCTCGCGAGCACACGCCGGCGCTGATCTTCATCGACGAGCTCGATTCGATCGGCCGGGCCCGGGGCGTCACCGGCACAGTGGCATCGCACGGCGAGCAGGAGCAGTCGCTGAACCAGATCCTCGCCGAGATGGACGGCTTCTCCACCTCCGAGGGGATCATCGTCGTGGCCGCCACCAACCGCCCCGACATCCTCGATCCCGCGCTGCTGCGCCCCGGTCGCTTCGACCGCACCGTCGGCCTCGAGCGGCCCACCGAGGCCGACAGGCGCGCCATCCTGGCGCTCCACGCGCAAAACAAGCAGCTGGAACCCGGTGTCGACCTCGTGCAGGTGGCGCACCGGGCCATCGGTCTCACCGGAGCGGACCTCGCCTCCGTCCTCAACGAGGGTGCGCTGCTGGCGGGCCGGGCCCGCCGCCCCGCGATCGCCCAGTCGGATCTGACAGCTGCCCTGCAGCGGATCCTGGAGGAGCCTGACCGCCAGCGGCGGCTGTCGCTGCACCGCCGGAGCATCGGCACCCGCTACGCCACGGAGGACCGCGCCACCTTTGCCGAGGTAGCCGGCGCCGACGAGGCGGTGGCCGAATTGTCAGAGATCGCGCAGTACCTCGCCGATCCCGATCGGTACGCGGCCCTGGGCGCGCAGCCGCCGCGGGGGGTTCTGCTGTCCGGACCGCCCGGATGCGGCAAGACCCTGCTTGCCCGAGCCGTGGCGGGCGAGGCGAATGCCGCCTTCATCTCGGTGGCGGCGAGCCAGTTCGTCGAGGTATGGGTCGGCGAGGGTGCGTCGAGGGTACGGGAGCTGTTCGCCGAGGCCCGATCCGTCGCGCCCTCGATCGTCTTCATCGACGAACTCGACGGTCTGGGCGTGGCGCGGGGCATGACCGCCAGTGGCGGCGAGCGCGATCAGACGCTCAACCAGCTGTTGGTGGAGCTCGACGGCTTCGACGGGCGGGGTGGCCTGATCGTGATGGCCGCGACGAACCGCCCCGACATCCTGGACTCGGCTCTGGTCCGGCCGGGCCGATTCGACCGCCAGGTCATGGTGCAGCTCCCCGACCGGCAGGGGAGGCAGGCCATCCTGGCACTGCACGCCCGCGGCAAGGCGCTCGGCGCCGACGTCGACCTCGACAAGCTGGCCGCCCTCACCAGGGGATTCTCGGGGGCCGACCTGGCCAACGTCCTGAACGAGGCCGCCCTCCTGGCCGCCCGCCGCGGACGGGCGGCGATCACCATGCAGTTCGCGGAAGAGGGCATCGAGCGGGCCCGGCTCGGTGTTTCGTCCCGCGCCACCATCGTGTCGGACGACGAGCGCCGGGTCGTGGCGTACCACGAGGCCGGCCACGCCCTGGTGGCCCGGGCCCTGCCCGGAGCCGACCCGCCCCACAGGCTCACCGTTGCGCCGACTGCCTCCACCCTCGGGCACTGCACCACGATCGATCAGCACGATCGGGTCGTGGTCGGCCGCTCCCGCATGCTCGACCGGGTGGCCACGCTCCTCGGGGGGTGGGCGGCCGAGCGGCTGGTGTTCGGGGAGACGACGTCGGCATGCAGCAGCGATCTCGAACGGGCCGAGAGACTTGCCCGCCACATGGTGGCGGACCTCGGCATGAGCGAGCGCCTGGGCCCGCGCGTGTTCGGCAGGTCCTCCCGCGACGGGAGGCCGTCGTACTCCGAAGACGCCGCCCGCATCATCGATGACGAGGTGGACCGGGTGATCGAGGAGGCACGAACGCGGTCCGAGACGGCCCTGGACGCGGCGCGCGAGCTGCTTGATCGCGCCGCGACCGCCCTCCTCGAACGCGAGTCGCTCACCGCCGATGAGCTCGAGTTGCTGGCGAGCGTCCCTGACGACCTGGTACCGCCCAAGGTCGGTTGA
- a CDS encoding helix-turn-helix transcriptional regulator has protein sequence MLLLMLREGPAHGYGLAARLDVLGVERRCRGRIYPALRWLDMKGLVTAWWHMPDYGSARRMYELGPTGLATVERLAQVLATEIPLLGDPLSAYVVAMARCGAPDEEEAHAS, from the coding sequence TTGCTCCTGCTGATGCTGCGCGAGGGCCCTGCGCATGGCTACGGACTCGCGGCCAGGCTCGACGTGCTCGGAGTCGAGCGGCGATGTCGCGGCCGGATCTATCCGGCACTGCGCTGGCTCGACATGAAGGGTCTCGTCACGGCGTGGTGGCACATGCCGGATTATGGATCCGCCAGGCGGATGTACGAGCTGGGGCCGACGGGCCTAGCGACGGTCGAGCGTCTTGCCCAGGTGCTGGCGACGGAGATCCCCTTGCTTGGCGACCCTCTCTCCGCTTACGTGGTGGCGATGGCCCGGTGCGGGGCCCCCGACGAGGAGGAGGCGCATGCCTCGTAG
- a CDS encoding IPT/TIG domain-containing protein — translation MTPQQGPRRPRDRRRLLRPLLAATLTALVVIPTGNGAGAAVNGITEYEVPMINPGMTGITPGPDDAMWFVEEAKNRVGRITTTGVVTEFSIPTADSQPVNIVAGPDGNLWFTEYSGSNIGRITPAGAITEFPVTPGSSPFDITVGPDGNLWFTEFSNSTVARMTTAGVLSEFQPGGCSERPTGITAGPDGKLWFTAHGCNSMVGAIDTDGMPAPEVDLPEYGEPYDIVAGPDGNLWFSGYADAAIWRVTPTGTLTKFATPTPESGPIGVAAGPDGNVWFTEAGIGRVASITPAGVILEYALPIPSSSPYSIAPGSDGRMWFTSSTLSYIGALGMSAVAVPAVQQLTPDHGPATGGASIVITGGGFTGADQVLFTSWSGSVPATSFTVDSDSQITAVAPELGPRYWDVTVVNTGNTSAVSSASRYLSVTPVLVNGLDRTTASPAGGTVIRVFGEGFSAATGVTFDGVPGTDLLVSGDNDLVITVPGMPSHTVADVQVVTPYGTSPVVPEGQVTYLYEPHPVQISPDTGPAAGGMPAVLSGNDFAGVTQVNFGSTSISCPGQCTVVSNERIELVVPAHPMGGVNVTATAPDGPSPSGPTFAFGGVGTFSPAGSCDPDCAQSGAVVLPSGKVLGVDIDQANIYDPATDTWTPAAKCDACPGLAGSVGATLTALPAGPASVCGTNCGKVLAIGFDGAALYDPQANTWAPIANMAVSGFSYPTATLLKNGKVLDVRGTQSQLFDPLTGTFSAAGDLNHLHNSHAATLLNDGRVLVSGGGGQTGPRPFSTDAELFDPATGTWTDTGQMAQARFAHTSTLLPDGRVLVTGGQIGFSAPITSAEIWNPATGAWSPTANMIFARSDHTASALPDGRVLVIGGDEPTQDFVTRDPIGHNPTIGEIFDPATQEWQIAANPPQLYLDTNNIFGQSNNARSVVLPSGPASVCSTRCGRVLAMRSIDFSLSENSTIAPSAVLYAPTPRGTLTGPATGSAGGGTAVTITGTGLASVTAVTFGGAAAVSATPDPATPDTTLVAVAPAHSPGAVPVAVTTAGGSVVVSGQFTFTAPPATPAPTPTPVLATPSDALPLLPGYALVGGDGGVFNFGGLPFLGSVGDLRPAQPVVGIEHTPTGKGYWLVGADGGISAFGDAHLLGSTASTHLARPIVAIKGTATGKGYWLVAADGGVFAFGDARFFGSTGAMRLNAPIVGMERTATGNGYWLVAADGGVFAFGGARFAGSTGAMRLAKPIVAISRSAGGAGYHLVGADGGIFAFGDAVFHGSTGAMRLNSPIVGMAAPPVGSGYWLCARDGGVFAFGTASFLGSMGGVRLQQAVAGCSAPRPTL, via the coding sequence GCTCCTGGCCGCGACCCTGACCGCATTGGTCGTCATCCCCACCGGTAACGGCGCCGGGGCGGCGGTCAACGGGATCACGGAGTACGAGGTCCCGATGATCAATCCCGGCATGACCGGCATCACGCCGGGGCCGGACGATGCCATGTGGTTCGTGGAGGAGGCGAAGAACCGTGTCGGGCGGATCACCACCACCGGCGTCGTCACCGAGTTCTCCATCCCCACCGCTGACAGCCAACCCGTGAACATCGTGGCCGGGCCCGACGGCAACCTGTGGTTCACCGAGTACTCGGGCAGCAACATCGGCCGCATCACGCCGGCCGGCGCCATCACCGAGTTCCCGGTGACCCCCGGCAGCAGCCCGTTCGACATCACCGTCGGCCCCGACGGCAACCTGTGGTTCACCGAGTTCAGCAACAGCACGGTCGCCCGGATGACGACGGCCGGCGTCCTCAGCGAGTTCCAGCCCGGGGGGTGTTCCGAGCGGCCGACCGGCATCACCGCGGGCCCCGACGGCAAGCTGTGGTTCACGGCCCACGGGTGCAACAGCATGGTGGGCGCCATCGACACCGACGGCATGCCTGCGCCGGAAGTCGACCTGCCCGAGTACGGGGAGCCGTACGACATCGTGGCCGGCCCGGACGGGAACCTGTGGTTCAGCGGGTACGCGGATGCCGCCATCTGGCGCGTCACCCCGACCGGGACGCTCACCAAGTTCGCCACACCCACGCCCGAGTCCGGCCCGATCGGCGTCGCCGCCGGTCCAGACGGCAACGTCTGGTTCACCGAGGCCGGCATTGGTCGCGTGGCGAGTATCACGCCGGCCGGCGTGATACTCGAATACGCCCTGCCCATCCCGTCGTCGTCGCCCTACTCCATCGCTCCCGGCTCCGACGGGCGGATGTGGTTCACCAGTTCGACCCTCTCGTACATCGGCGCCCTCGGCATGAGTGCTGTTGCAGTGCCTGCCGTGCAGCAGCTCACGCCTGACCACGGCCCGGCCACCGGCGGGGCATCGATCGTGATCACGGGCGGAGGCTTCACGGGGGCCGACCAGGTCCTCTTCACGTCGTGGTCCGGAAGCGTTCCGGCCACCAGCTTCACCGTCGACTCGGACAGCCAGATCACCGCGGTCGCGCCCGAGCTGGGCCCGAGGTACTGGGACGTCACCGTGGTCAACACCGGCAACACGTCGGCCGTCTCATCGGCCAGCCGGTACCTGTCCGTGACGCCGGTGCTGGTCAACGGGTTGGACCGGACCACTGCGTCGCCCGCCGGGGGCACCGTGATCCGGGTGTTCGGCGAAGGCTTCTCGGCGGCCACCGGCGTCACGTTCGACGGGGTGCCGGGCACCGACCTCCTGGTCAGCGGCGACAACGACCTCGTGATCACCGTCCCAGGCATGCCGAGTCACACCGTCGCCGACGTGCAGGTCGTCACGCCGTACGGGACCTCGCCGGTCGTGCCCGAGGGCCAGGTCACCTACCTCTACGAACCCCACCCGGTCCAGATCAGCCCGGACACCGGCCCGGCGGCCGGGGGGATGCCCGCCGTGCTCAGCGGCAACGACTTCGCCGGCGTCACCCAGGTCAACTTCGGCAGCACCTCGATCTCCTGCCCTGGCCAATGCACTGTGGTGTCGAACGAGAGGATCGAGCTGGTCGTCCCTGCGCATCCCATGGGTGGCGTGAACGTGACGGCGACAGCGCCGGACGGTCCGTCTCCGTCGGGGCCCACCTTCGCGTTCGGCGGCGTGGGCACGTTCAGCCCCGCCGGCTCCTGCGATCCGGACTGCGCGCAGAGCGGCGCCGTCGTGCTGCCGAGCGGCAAGGTGCTGGGCGTCGACATCGATCAGGCCAACATCTACGACCCTGCCACCGACACCTGGACGCCCGCCGCCAAGTGTGACGCGTGTCCGGGCCTGGCCGGGAGCGTGGGAGCGACACTGACGGCCCTCCCCGCCGGCCCCGCGTCGGTCTGCGGCACGAATTGCGGGAAGGTGCTCGCCATCGGCTTCGACGGCGCCGCGCTCTACGACCCGCAGGCGAACACGTGGGCCCCGATCGCGAACATGGCCGTCTCCGGCTTCAGCTACCCCACTGCGACGCTGCTGAAGAACGGCAAGGTGCTCGACGTGCGGGGCACGCAGTCGCAGCTCTTCGACCCGCTCACCGGGACCTTCTCGGCGGCCGGCGACCTGAACCACCTGCACAACAGTCATGCCGCCACGCTGTTGAACGATGGCCGGGTGCTCGTGAGCGGTGGAGGTGGCCAGACCGGCCCCCGGCCGTTCTCGACGGATGCCGAGCTGTTCGATCCGGCGACCGGCACATGGACGGACACGGGCCAGATGGCACAGGCCCGCTTCGCCCACACGTCGACGCTCCTGCCCGACGGCCGGGTTCTCGTGACGGGTGGCCAGATCGGTTTCAGCGCTCCCATCACGTCGGCTGAGATCTGGAATCCGGCAACCGGCGCGTGGTCGCCCACCGCCAACATGATCTTCGCCCGTAGCGACCACACCGCCAGTGCGCTGCCAGACGGCCGTGTCCTGGTGATCGGCGGCGACGAGCCGACTCAGGACTTCGTCACCCGGGACCCGATCGGCCACAACCCGACCATCGGAGAGATCTTCGACCCGGCGACCCAGGAGTGGCAGATCGCCGCCAACCCGCCCCAGCTGTACCTGGACACGAACAACATCTTCGGCCAGTCGAACAACGCCCGGAGCGTCGTGCTCCCGTCCGGGCCGGCGTCGGTGTGCAGCACCCGCTGCGGCCGTGTCCTCGCGATGCGCTCGATCGACTTCTCGCTGTCGGAGAATTCCACCATCGCGCCCTCCGCGGTTCTGTATGCGCCCACACCACGCGGCACGCTGACCGGGCCGGCCACCGGGTCCGCCGGGGGCGGCACCGCCGTCACCATCACCGGCACCGGCCTGGCGTCGGTCACCGCGGTCACGTTCGGCGGCGCCGCGGCGGTGTCCGCCACGCCCGACCCCGCCACGCCCGACACCACGCTCGTGGCCGTGGCACCCGCCCATTCGCCGGGTGCCGTCCCAGTCGCCGTCACGACCGCCGGTGGCAGCGTGGTCGTCAGTGGCCAGTTCACCTTCACCGCTCCGCCCGCCACCCCTGCCCCGACGCCCACCCCCGTTCTGGCGACGCCGAGCGACGCGCTGCCGCTGCTGCCCGGCTATGCCCTGGTGGGCGGGGACGGGGGCGTTTTCAACTTCGGCGGTCTGCCCTTCTTGGGCTCGGTGGGCGACCTCAGGCCGGCCCAGCCGGTCGTCGGCATCGAGCACACGCCGACCGGGAAGGGCTACTGGCTGGTGGGCGCCGATGGTGGCATCTCCGCCTTCGGCGACGCTCATCTTCTCGGCTCGACGGCCAGCACGCACTTGGCCCGTCCGATCGTGGCGATCAAGGGAACCGCTACCGGCAAGGGCTACTGGCTGGTCGCCGCCGACGGCGGCGTGTTTGCCTTTGGTGACGCGCGGTTCTTCGGCTCCACCGGCGCCATGCGCCTCAACGCGCCGATCGTCGGGATGGAGCGTACGGCCACAGGCAACGGCTACTGGCTGGTCGCCGCCGACGGCGGGGTGTTCGCCTTCGGCGGTGCCCGTTTCGCCGGCAGCACCGGGGCAATGAGGCTGGCCAAGCCGATCGTGGCCATCTCCCGCAGCGCGGGCGGCGCCGGCTACCACCTGGTGGGCGCCGATGGTGGCATCTTCGCGTTTGGCGACGCCGTGTTCCACGGCTCGACCGGAGCCATGCGTCTCAACTCCCCGATCGTGGGGATGGCGGCCCCACCGGTCGGCAGCGGCTATTGGCTCTGCGCCCGGGACGGCGGCGTGTTCGCCTTCGGCACGGCCTCGTTCCTCGGGTCGATGGGTGGCGTCAGGCTGCAGCAAGCCGTCGCGGGGTGCAGCGCACCACGACCGACACTCTGA